The region CAAGCTCAAAGAGATCCTCACCACCCCCATCGCTTTCGCCAACTCCGCCGCACGCCCGCTCAGGTGCAGCGTCGGCCTCTGCCCTGGCTCCCGCCGCACCTCGAACTCCTTCCAGCTCACCCCCCGGCTGATCCCCGTCCCCAGCGCCTTGGCCCCAGCCTCCTTCGCCGCAAACCGCGCCGCAAAGCTCTCACCCGACCCCTTCTTCCGCAGGCAATACGCCTGTTCCCCAGCCGTAAACACCCGCTCCAGAAACCGCTCGCCAAACCGCGCGATGCTCCGTTCCACCCGCCCAATCTCCGTCAGATCCGTCCCAATTCCCATCACCATTTCAGGTCCCTCCATACCATCTTCGTTCGACCGGGGCTCAAACGTCACGTGACAACCGTGCCCCCCTGTCATGAACAGAACTGCGCCACACGTCCCATCACTCCGATAATGCCTCTGTAGCCAAACATGGCGCGGTCCAAGGAGAACAGGGAACTCATGCAGACACTCGATCTACAGGCTTACAGCTACGAAGACCGCCAGGGCCTCATCCCTGCCCTCACTCAGGCCTTCACCCACTCCGGCGGCTGGGTGCTTGAGCGCACCACCACCTCCACCAGCACCATCGAGTTCCGCCTCGAAATCCAGCTTCGCGGCATCGCAGACCTTTACGCCGCTCTCGTCGAAGCCGGCATCGAGCTCACCCGCACCGCCCACGCCACCCTCACCGACCTCTGCACCTGCCGCCAGCACGTCATGCGCACCGCCCAGCCCAACCGCGTCATCAGCCTCCGCCTTGAGCTCAGCTTCCTGGACGACGTAACCCTCCACTCCCTTATGATGACCGGCTCCAGCCTCGCCTGATCCCCAACTCAGCAACATCCCGCCATAAGAATGTTCGTCTCACAAAAAGTTCGAACGTTCTCAGAATTTCATCTCCGCCACCCCCAAAATCCGCATCCCTCTCCTTACAAG is a window of Granulicella tundricola MP5ACTX9 DNA encoding:
- the acpS gene encoding holo-ACP synthase, producing MVMGIGTDLTEIGRVERSIARFGERFLERVFTAGEQAYCLRKKGSGESFAARFAAKEAGAKALGTGISRGVSWKEFEVRREPGQRPTLHLSGRAAELAKAMGVVRISLSLTHSRELAMAVVIMEQ